In Brevibacillus marinus, the genomic window ATAGCCGCTGTCCACGCGCACACAAGCGAGCACCTCTGACGTGCCGCCTGAGAGGTGCACCGCCACAAACCGCTCGCTTTGCGGACGCTCGCTGGCGGAATGCTCGCCCGCCGCAATGTGTCCCTCCTGATGACTGGTCAGGTAGTAGGGCACGCCGAGATAGATGGACAAACACTTGGCCAGCCCTTCCCCCACCTTAAACACGGGCATGTACGATTCCTCTGCCGGCCGCGGTTTTGTGCTGGCGCAGACAGCCGCGATCTGCCTGTCCGGCAGGCGAAGTTGATCACTTAGCGCCGGCAGGTTGAGCACATGTTGAAAGACGGCTTCCGACTGCTGCAGCCCCCGCTCCCCTTCCTTCACGCGGAGCAGCCGTCTGGCTTCCGCAGCGATCACGCCGTCTTCGCGAACCAGACACAATGAAGTCCGATAATTGCTGGTATCAATCCCCAAGACCACTTTCTCCATGCGCTTCACCCGATTTCTGCCCAAACTCACCGCAAATCCTTGTTACACCTGCGTTTGCTGGCGTTCCTTGAGGAAACTGGAAAGCACCCCGTTGACAAACCGGTACGATTGCTCGTCACTGAACCGCTTGGCCAGCTCCACCGCCTCGTTTAACACGACTTTTTCCGGCAGCTCCGGTTCGTACATCAGCTCGAAAAAGGCGAGCCGCAGAATCGCCCGGTCCACGTTGGCGATCCGCTCCAACTGCCAGCCGCGCAGGTATTTTTTCAGTTCGTGGTCGATTTGCGGCAGGTGCTGGATGGTCCCTTCGACGAGAAAGGTCAGGTAGTCCAACCCCTCCTCTTCTTCTCCTTCCATCACCATTTCGATTGCTTCGGACAGACCGACCTGCGCCATGTCGATCTGAAACAGGCATTGTACCGCTTTTTCCCGTGCTGTTCTTCGCTTCATCCGTTTGTTCACCTACTATTTGAATTTGCCCGGCAGGATGCGATCGAGGATATCGCGCAAGTCTTCTTTTTGATCGAACTTGCGGCCGATATAGTAGCCCGTCGCGACCAGGACGATGATGACGAGCGTGTCCCAAAAACCGACGATCAGATAAAGAAGCCCAAAAAACAGTCCAGCCGCTACCCCTAGAACCTTTCCCATGTGTTCCAAAA contains:
- the nusB gene encoding transcription antitermination factor NusB; the encoded protein is MKRRTAREKAVQCLFQIDMAQVGLSEAIEMVMEGEEEEGLDYLTFLVEGTIQHLPQIDHELKKYLRGWQLERIANVDRAILRLAFFELMYEPELPEKVVLNEAVELAKRFSDEQSYRFVNGVLSSFLKERQQTQV
- a CDS encoding DUF2273 domain-containing protein; amino-acid sequence: MLKELLLEHMGKVLGVAAGLFFGLLYLIVGFWDTLVIIVLVATGYYIGRKFDQKEDLRDILDRILPGKFK